From Aricia agestis chromosome 1, ilAriAges1.1, whole genome shotgun sequence:
aatgtagcctatgtcctttctcagactctagaataactgtgtacaaaatttcattgcaatcggttcagttgttttggcgtgaaagcgagacagacagacagacagacagacagacagagatactttcgcatttataatattagtatagattagtatagattacgcTTCTACTAACGGCACCACCTTAAAgcttttcaaaaaataataaattttaataataagttacttttgattgtgcatattttgtgcatatttcggccatttatcGTGCATACTTTCATGCATATTTCgccactttgatcgtgcatataatccgatgtctactcaTCATTAACATCTTTAACATCCACAGAAAGATAATCTTACAGCCTGCGaataatgactgcgtcgtcgATGTTAATGTCGgtgtctgtgaattgacctgggaatcattttacTGACCGTGTCTTTCCAAGGCGACGAACAGCGTAAAATTTCGATTCTCCAGTCTCCttgatttgtttttagtattttggaTATGTGGATCATTATTCGAATTTGAACAACGCCATCTATGTTCTAAATGATTAACTAATTCTAGTCTTTTCAAAGGAACGATTTAACCTCGAAGACGTAACATGAATATGCAAAATGCTTCATCTAATTTTCAACAGATGCTTTATTTAACCTAGTTTTTATCAACCTCCCCCAGGTCGCCACAGGTCGATAAAACTAATTCAGTAAAAAAACAATGAAGATctatatacctacttaaaaatGAAACCATATTCAATACATCCCTTgctcacgacatcacgcgtaaacggctagaccgatttcaataattctttttttgatGTGTTTGTTATTATCAGAAGGATCTtatgaccgatttttttttaaatagcgcGTAAATTtaagaattcttatttctaatGTAACATTTAAGCGCTCTGGGCAATATGTAAACAAAGTGTATAAGCTTACGTAGTATAAGTCCTCTTTGGTATAACATTTGACAGAATTTACAGAATGCATTTTTTATGCGACGGGATGGCGATGGAGGTTGCCAtgtggtgccatacttatttaatattttagtcaCTATGATGGGCGAAATCAAagagaatattataatcattaatcactaCGTTTGGCGAAATCGGAAATACTTTACATGGAAAAACAatgtttaccgggacagctagttaaaaatattgacatattattaattaggagATATTTAACAAAAggttaaattaacatttatgtTAAACATGATAAAAAAACATTCATGTAACATGAAAACAAAGGGTAGGGGGTCGGGAACATTTTTTTGTCCTAGGGGTCACATCATAAAAAAGGTTCAAAATCACTAATTAAACTACAAAATGAAATTGGTGTGtacaaatattacatattattaggtatacctaatcataatatgtaaaaaacaccataatattatgtaacaatattttgatatatcaaaatattgttacataatattatggtgttcTTTAGAGTGTACATAATACAAACTGCAGTAGTAAGAATAAGGGGTAGAAGATTATAACAGACAACATTACAAAAtccatgaaataaaatacattaatatGCTGACATTAATTTATTcctgttatttataatatgcaacattcatttaataaaaagttcAGTTCAGCCTTCAATGGGGTGTAGCCGAAGCGTACTGAGTAGACAtgattaagaaaataaataaaaaaatgttaggcgttataaattgtaataatatgaatatcACTTATGCTGTACTTAGAACTTCTCTTCCTCAAGTCCATGTCTGAAGAACATCATGACGGGAGTGGAAACACCATCAATATCTCTGTACTCCATCATGGCAACCATACCGTCGCAGTCCATAGATTCACCAGTAAAGAATTGAAGTTCCTTAAACCTGCCGAGGATGTCTTTCATTACTTTGTTCATGTTTGTTTTGAAAACCTCAACCTGGTCGGGAGACTTCTCTTCCAATTTTGCTActaatctaaaaataaatagaaataaaagtGTGAGAGttatattatcacaataatattatgtaacatctaGTTGGTACTAGCTACTAGCTTTTGCTAAAcgatttcaaattattattatttttgtattacaaacAGGTCCATTTATATTTAGTGCATAAATACTCAAAGCAGAGTATACCACTTTTAATCTGTTGTGAAGATACTACAGAACTTAACCTAATTCAAAATTAAAGCAAACAAAAATGTTACCCCCCTTTCATGAACAATCACCATGTGGATGaatgttttttcataaaagGTATTTAATCTTGCATCAAAAGCTCCATGAGACAATACAAAACCGTCCCTTGGTATTAGATGATGCTATGCACAAATATTAGATAGTATTTCAATATTCTTGTAAGTTGTACTTCTATATGTCataattacatttaataaaCAAACTCCACAGATTGGTAATAAAAATGCATAAAAaaacccatcaactcccaagtgGCACCTGGGtgctgcataacaattgaaaatctattgtgtttgGACTTCCCACGAAATCCCAATCGTAACGTTGTTGTTGCAATTGCCAAATCCTTTGTGTTTTTAGTCAAATTTTCAGGGgtagacaataaactattttattgaatgattAATGGacttttcaataaattaatcttaattcatagttcatacataataagattataatataaatcttaaatatatgtatagtataaaagtattaaatatatttccgttgtctggtacctgtaacacaagtccttcagggccagactgacgtggtgttaagcgtccatagatattaaaatatttgccaccatactgtatttttaatttattgataagtccaACCTTCATTAActaaaatttcattgtttacttACCCTGAAAATTTGACTAAAAAACAAAGGATTTGGCAAATGCAACAGCAATATTTTGTTACCAAGCTGCTCTATTAGACAAGAGAGCAGCTGGGTAACAAAATCTTAGGTTTAGAATCAATAATGTCTCAGTCCAATTATACTAAATTAAAGTATTTACACAGCAAATACCTTATTTACAGATGCTGTCCTAGGCTTTCAAGtgatatttacaattttatatgaGGCAAAGCTCACACAAATAAAGTTAACATGATAATATAAGGGAACATACCCATAATACGTGACCTGTTTTGTAAGATTTTTTGACCCCCTCCCCCTTTGGTAACCACGTGTAGTATTATGCCTAACCCCTTTCAAGTTTTCACATGGTATTTCACCAAACTGAAAACTGCCTGACACACAAGCACTGGTTGTCAGGTAGTTTATAGTTTGGTGAAGTtgtcaacattttaatattcatgCATCAGCTCCACCAACTGTAAAGAAGCACCCAACATTGCACGCAAGATTCGAAGATAGTCAAAATGTGTGACGTTTCTCTCAGCAAAAATCTACCCCCCCTAAATAGGTCATGTAGTATGGGTAGGTGGGTATGTTCCCTAACCACTGACTAAAATTGtggtattatttaaaaaaaaatatagaagacATTACTGATTCTTATCCATTAATATTAAGATTTCAGTAGCATGTTTCTAATGTAGGTCACTTACTAGGTCTTATCTATCTCATCAGGCTATTCAATGTCAAGGTATCATTACCACAAGTAGTGACAACTTTAAGTTCATTATCACATCGCAATAAACTGTAGCCCAGCTGTTGTTTAATATGAAGTGATCTTAATGACATGgcattaatgatattattataatttatatctaatCTGGCACTTTGTTTACTAAATATTGAATGACAGGTTACTGGTTAACAAGCAAATCACTAATAATTATGGAAGAAAAGCACACAAGCACTATACACTCACTTTTTCATGTAGTCTTTAAGGTATAATGTGTAGGATTTTTTGTCGCCAAACGCATATGTTTCCACCAGCCTGTGGTTTAAAACAATATCTACACCACTTTCGGTCGCGGAATCTGTACCTTCGTCCGCTTCTTCAGCAGAAGGGTTGAACCCCTCAATTTTTACATCGCCGTGGGTCCTCGTCTCCAATTTACCGGTGACTTCGTATATGACCTCGTCAACCAACTTGATTTTGTAGGTGTCCGAGAACATCTCGTCACCTGAAATGTAGACCAATACGTTTAGTAGGCATACTTACCGACTACTTAAGTCATTGACTATGTGGCACAAAATATAATCCGTATAACTTTTATAACCCATCACTTTGTCGAAATGTCAAAATCACTtcgaaatttttattattttagaaacacattaaaagtaaaatataggCACTAAATtgataagcaataattactgAAAACAATTACCAGTAATAATATCCTTATAGATTCTCATTTTTTAGGATTACGggcgattaaaataataaaaaccgaAACTACGGCTTCTAGCCCCAAAGAACTAAACCGGAAAGGACTGTCAAAAATTTaagttgtcacttgtcacttGGCAAAAGATAAAGATTGAATGACAGATACTATTGTGTTGCCAAGCTCAAAATTCATTCATCtactagagtctggctagcgaaagatgagactggaaaaaggcggcaaattcaaaaaatcgacgtttaACAACCATGTCTATAGCCGgatttatagttttgatctacgaactacgaataataaggtttcttagtttttattattcgtagttcgtagattaaaactataattccggctataaacagggttgttatacgtcgattttttttaatttgccgcc
This genomic window contains:
- the LOC121726776 gene encoding translationally-controlled tumor protein homolog is translated as MRIYKDIITGDEMFSDTYKIKLVDEVIYEVTGKLETRTHGDVKIEGFNPSAEEADEGTDSATESGVDIVLNHRLVETYAFGDKKSYTLYLKDYMKKLVAKLEEKSPDQVEVFKTNMNKVMKDILGRFKELQFFTGESMDCDGMVAMMEYRDIDGVSTPVMMFFRHGLEEEKF